The proteins below are encoded in one region of Clostridia bacterium:
- a CDS encoding class I SAM-dependent methyltransferase: MEAAIEINAESVRRHYDQMAWVYRLFWGDHIHHGLFADGAMTASAAQLRLLDFCSQILELKPGGGTALDVGCGHGGTCLYLASRFGYQVTGFTLSPKQAHFARRKITNAGAQSVVEIRVADAERTDCGIETCDLVWVMESSEHFSDKAGFFTRVGRCLRPGGRLLVAAWTGSMCSLRVRAVAKNFVCPSLLTSQDYNSLITEAGLVPTRSVDLSAGVARTWDVCRRRAQAFRFLLPFLPSEVNHFSCAIPVIQEAYASGELTYSIIAAQRREP, encoded by the coding sequence TTGGAGGCAGCCATCGAGATAAATGCCGAATCGGTGCGCCGACATTATGACCAGATGGCCTGGGTCTATCGCCTGTTCTGGGGTGATCACATTCACCACGGTTTGTTCGCCGATGGAGCTATGACGGCCTCGGCGGCGCAGCTTCGGTTACTCGACTTCTGTTCGCAGATTCTCGAGCTGAAGCCTGGAGGCGGAACTGCGCTGGACGTGGGCTGTGGACACGGCGGCACCTGCCTATATTTGGCGTCGAGGTTCGGATACCAAGTGACTGGCTTCACCCTGAGTCCAAAGCAGGCGCACTTCGCACGCCGGAAGATCACGAATGCTGGTGCGCAATCTGTCGTCGAAATCCGAGTCGCCGATGCGGAACGAACCGACTGCGGCATTGAAACCTGCGACCTGGTTTGGGTCATGGAATCCTCAGAGCACTTCTCTGACAAGGCCGGATTCTTCACTAGAGTCGGGCGGTGTCTGCGACCGGGAGGCCGACTTCTGGTCGCGGCCTGGACCGGTTCCATGTGTAGCCTGCGCGTGCGTGCGGTCGCCAAAAACTTTGTATGTCCTTCCTTGCTGACGAGCCAGGATTACAACTCGCTTATTACCGAGGCTGGCCTTGTGCCAACGCGCTCCGTGGACTTGAGCGCCGGCGTCGCTCGGACCTGGGATGTTTGCCGAAGGCGCGCGCAGGCGTTTCGCTTCCTGCTGCCGTTCCTGCCAAGCGAGGTCAACCACTTCTCGTGCGCAATCCCTGTCATTCAAGAAGCGTACGCGTCCGGAGAACTGACGTACTCGATCATAGCGGCGCAACGTCGGGAGCCGTAA
- the otsB gene encoding trehalose-phosphatase: MSTAVTRTSQALPFFRSPVAPRRALLLDYDGTLAPFVADRHQAYPYPHITELLDEIMAHSKTRVIIVSGRQASEIPLLLKTARRPEVWGCHGLERMRTDGSSWRSPLDGAVERALDAVFADLSNRGFSELTETKPGCVALHWRGLSASHAEAAKATAYNCFSRYVAVGGLRIEEFDHGVELRVGCNKAKVVKTILSELGADAAVAYLGDDTTDEYAFRALHGRGLTVLVRPSYRFTAAQYWLRPPHEVEWFLRDWIQACTEVQP, from the coding sequence GTGAGTACTGCTGTCACTCGAACTAGTCAGGCGTTGCCGTTCTTCCGCTCCCCGGTTGCACCCCGTCGTGCACTTCTGCTCGACTACGATGGTACCCTCGCCCCCTTCGTCGCCGATCGTCATCAGGCTTATCCGTACCCACACATTACAGAACTGCTAGACGAAATCATGGCGCACTCTAAAACCAGGGTGATCATCGTTTCGGGCCGCCAGGCGTCTGAAATTCCACTGTTGCTCAAAACCGCCCGTCGCCCGGAGGTTTGGGGCTGCCATGGATTGGAGAGGATGCGCACGGATGGGAGCTCTTGGCGATCTCCCTTGGACGGCGCTGTAGAACGTGCGCTGGACGCTGTATTTGCCGATCTATCGAACAGGGGCTTTAGCGAGCTGACCGAAACAAAGCCGGGATGCGTGGCACTCCATTGGAGAGGTCTCAGCGCAAGTCACGCAGAGGCAGCAAAAGCGACAGCCTACAACTGCTTCTCCCGCTACGTCGCCGTTGGGGGATTGCGCATAGAGGAATTCGACCACGGAGTCGAATTGCGCGTTGGGTGCAACAAGGCAAAGGTGGTCAAGACCATCTTGTCTGAATTGGGCGCCGATGCAGCGGTCGCGTATCTCGGTGACGATACTACGGACGAATATGCATTTCGCGCCTTGCACGGCCGAGGCCTCACGGTACTTGTTCGGCCAAGCTACAGGTTTACCGCAGCCCAGTATTGGCTACGTCCTCCGCACGAGGTTGAATGGTTTCTGCGTGACTGGATACAAGCCTGTACGGAGGTACAACCATGA
- a CDS encoding response regulator transcription factor, with amino-acid sequence MKKTRILIADDHGIVRRGLRLQLEQHDNFEVVGEAEDGREAARLAEELSPDVVIMDVAMPNLNGIQATTQITKRNPKTSVIILSMYSDESYLTRALAAGAKGYLLKDNAEVDLYRAVQVVAQGKPFFSPVIANTLLEDYMRQMQQRGLDDSYDLLTDREKEILQLLAEGKSNKDVAVDLNLSTYTVETHRTRIMQKLDLHSATDLVLYAVRKKIIVF; translated from the coding sequence TTGAAGAAGACACGAATCTTGATCGCCGACGATCACGGGATTGTCAGAAGGGGGCTTCGCCTCCAACTCGAACAGCATGACAATTTTGAAGTGGTCGGTGAAGCGGAAGATGGACGTGAGGCGGCGCGCCTCGCTGAGGAACTCAGCCCGGACGTTGTCATCATGGACGTGGCGATGCCTAACCTGAACGGTATCCAGGCAACGACGCAGATCACGAAGCGCAACCCCAAAACATCCGTAATCATCCTGAGCATGTATTCTGACGAAAGTTATCTAACCAGGGCTCTTGCTGCGGGTGCAAAGGGTTATCTCCTGAAAGACAATGCAGAGGTTGATTTGTACCGGGCTGTTCAGGTCGTCGCCCAAGGGAAACCATTCTTTAGTCCTGTCATCGCGAACACGTTGCTTGAGGATTACATGCGCCAGATGCAGCAGCGTGGACTCGATGACAGTTACGATCTACTCACCGATCGCGAGAAGGAAATTCTTCAGTTGCTCGCAGAGGGCAAGTCCAACAAAGATGTCGCTGTCGATCTGAACCTCAGCACCTATACGGTAGAGACTCATCGCACACGTATCATGCAAAAGCTTGACCTCCATAGCGCAACCGATCTGGTCCTGTATGCTGTGCGAAAGAAGATAATCGTCTTCTAA
- a CDS encoding sensor histidine kinase has product MRSRSTYIIALGFGILVTLIGILGIGAVRRAKTIYREMEHTQNTYLRTESFRRDIVSDMYLADILIRDYLLDPSPQNVRSHREQLLVIRASLQERLDKLSAERGQPATPGLMRLQDEVQGYWDSLDPIFDWTPKDKAEMSWGFLRHKVLPRRQAVVSLAREIARANRENLEHEQQRIRDSQQNLRQFLLRMMGFSLCLGVIVAVVTTFRVSILEKEHERQRKQILRTEDDLRRLSHRLVQAQENERKSLSRELHDEVGQTLTALGMELANVETAGRTGLPVLHNRIEEAKRLNSEAMRTVRDLAMGLRPSMLDDLGLEPALQWQGREFARHTGVPASVVVQGDVEALDDARRTCIYRLVQEALTNCARHAEATKVRVSIEQRGSEIEVEVQDNGIGFAPDTAGVPGGLGLIGMKERVQSVGGRLKIASRQGEGTSVLATIPVDGTGGVA; this is encoded by the coding sequence ATGCGCTCGCGATCTACTTACATCATCGCGCTCGGGTTTGGGATTCTGGTTACGCTAATCGGGATTCTTGGGATCGGTGCGGTGCGCCGTGCGAAAACCATTTATAGAGAGATGGAGCACACCCAGAACACGTATCTGCGGACAGAATCGTTTCGCCGTGACATCGTGTCGGACATGTACCTCGCAGATATCCTGATTCGAGATTATTTACTGGATCCGTCGCCGCAGAATGTGAGGTCGCATCGTGAGCAATTACTCGTCATTCGCGCTTCTCTGCAGGAGCGATTGGACAAACTCTCGGCTGAACGAGGCCAACCTGCAACTCCAGGACTCATGCGCCTTCAAGATGAAGTTCAGGGCTACTGGGACTCTCTCGACCCAATCTTCGACTGGACACCGAAAGACAAGGCGGAAATGAGCTGGGGCTTTCTTCGCCACAAAGTACTTCCTCGACGGCAGGCGGTGGTCAGTCTTGCGCGCGAGATTGCCAGGGCAAACCGGGAAAATCTGGAACACGAACAGCAACGCATCCGCGATAGCCAGCAGAACCTCCGGCAATTTCTGCTCCGCATGATGGGATTTTCTCTCTGCCTGGGAGTGATCGTGGCAGTTGTCACCACGTTCCGGGTCAGTATCCTCGAGAAGGAACACGAAAGGCAGCGCAAACAGATATTACGCACGGAGGACGATCTCAGAAGGCTGTCGCATCGACTCGTACAGGCGCAGGAGAATGAACGGAAGTCCCTATCGCGCGAGTTACATGACGAGGTTGGTCAGACTTTGACCGCATTGGGAATGGAACTTGCGAATGTAGAGACCGCCGGTAGAACAGGGTTACCTGTCTTGCATAATCGGATCGAAGAAGCGAAACGGCTGAACAGCGAAGCGATGCGCACCGTGCGCGACCTGGCAATGGGTCTTCGTCCATCCATGCTCGACGACTTGGGCTTGGAACCCGCTCTGCAGTGGCAGGGCCGCGAGTTTGCACGACACACGGGTGTACCTGCGAGTGTTGTTGTCCAAGGCGATGTCGAGGCGCTGGATGATGCTCGGCGGACCTGCATCTATCGATTGGTACAGGAAGCACTCACGAACTGTGCTCGTCACGCGGAAGCAACGAAAGTTCGCGTCAGCATTGAACAGCGCGGGAGCGAAATCGAAGTCGAAGTCCAGGATAATGGAATCGGCTTTGCCCCGGATACTGCAGGTGTTCCGGGCGGACTAGGATTGATCGGCATGAAGGAACGGGTTCAATCCGTCGGCGGCAGGCTTAAGATTGCCTCCCGGCAGGGTGAAGGTACAAGTGTGCTCGCCACAATCCCAGTCGACGGTACGGGGGGTGTTGCTTGA
- a CDS encoding ATP-dependent 6-phosphofructokinase codes for MANTTAKKGVIGILTGGGDVPGLNPAIRSVTFRAIREGWQVIGLRRGWGGLVDIVRDKDHDNSDNFQILSDELVNRAGRTGGTFLHSSRTNPGKVSKSRVPDHLKGAYNSEINDLTPEVLKNLDWLGIDYLIPIGGDDTLSYGVRLYQEGVKVVAIPKTMDNDVPGTDYCIGFSTCVSRTIQLANDLRTSAGSHERFLVLEVFGRYAGFTAMLPTMAGAANRCVIPEHQFDIEQLTELMVADRRQNSSRYSVVLVSEGAMFKGGDMIFTEQTTDAYGHKKLGGIGDLVAAKLKELSPKYNNGRTVECITQKLGYLVRGGDPDALDSIVPMAYGNLALDLVLSKIHGRVVVLKNGRYDNLPIETVTASKKLVNVREHYNTERLRPHYKSFEMKPLFIMTSDLV; via the coding sequence ATGGCGAATACGACAGCAAAGAAAGGCGTAATCGGAATTCTTACTGGGGGCGGAGATGTGCCCGGGCTGAACCCGGCAATCCGGTCCGTCACCTTCAGGGCGATTCGAGAAGGCTGGCAAGTGATCGGGCTCAGGCGCGGATGGGGAGGGCTGGTCGACATTGTTCGCGACAAGGATCACGACAACAGCGATAACTTCCAGATTCTTTCCGACGAATTGGTCAACCGTGCAGGTCGAACCGGTGGCACGTTCCTGCACAGTTCGCGCACGAACCCTGGCAAGGTAAGCAAGTCGAGAGTGCCCGACCACCTGAAAGGCGCTTACAACTCCGAAATCAACGACCTGACTCCCGAGGTTCTGAAGAATCTTGATTGGCTCGGGATTGATTACCTGATTCCGATTGGCGGTGATGACACGCTGAGTTACGGAGTGCGCCTGTATCAGGAAGGCGTGAAGGTAGTCGCGATTCCCAAGACGATGGACAACGACGTGCCGGGAACCGATTACTGCATTGGGTTCAGCACGTGCGTAAGCCGCACGATTCAGCTCGCGAACGATCTTCGCACCTCGGCGGGTTCGCATGAGCGCTTCCTCGTTCTCGAAGTGTTTGGACGGTACGCAGGCTTTACGGCCATGCTGCCGACGATGGCAGGAGCCGCTAACCGCTGCGTCATTCCGGAGCACCAATTCGACATCGAGCAGCTGACCGAACTGATGGTGGCTGACCGCCGTCAGAACTCAAGCCGGTATTCGGTTGTCCTGGTTTCGGAAGGCGCGATGTTCAAGGGCGGCGATATGATCTTCACCGAGCAGACCACGGATGCGTACGGCCACAAGAAGCTCGGCGGCATCGGTGACCTCGTGGCCGCGAAACTCAAGGAACTTTCGCCGAAATACAACAACGGCAGGACCGTGGAGTGTATCACTCAGAAGCTAGGTTACCTGGTGCGTGGCGGCGATCCGGATGCCCTCGACTCGATCGTCCCGATGGCCTATGGGAACCTGGCGCTTGACCTGGTGTTGAGCAAGATACACGGCCGCGTGGTGGTGTTGAAGAATGGCCGGTATGACAACCTGCCGATTGAAACTGTCACGGCCTCCAAGAAGTTGGTCAACGTCAGGGAACACTACAATACCGAGCGCTTGCGACCGCATTACAAGAGCTTCGAAATGAAGCCGCTCTTCATCATGACGAGTGACCTCGTATAG
- a CDS encoding CoA-binding protein yields MAATSSKDAPARATSTQITEFLNQRRFAAVGLSRDPKDFTRTLVREFETRGYEAVPVNPAVRELGGHECFARVQEIRPAVKAALVLTSPAATEQVVADCIAAGVTHIWMYRGGGVGAVHPAAVALCSERGISVIAGECPLMFLPNTAFPHIVHGLIRKIVGTYPR; encoded by the coding sequence ATGGCCGCAACATCCAGCAAAGACGCTCCGGCGCGCGCAACGAGTACACAGATCACGGAGTTCCTAAATCAGCGTCGTTTCGCTGCCGTGGGCCTATCCAGAGACCCGAAGGATTTCACTCGAACACTGGTGCGCGAGTTCGAGACCAGGGGCTATGAAGCGGTGCCAGTCAATCCCGCCGTCAGAGAACTTGGCGGGCATGAGTGCTTCGCACGAGTACAGGAGATAAGGCCCGCAGTCAAAGCTGCCCTGGTGCTGACGTCCCCGGCCGCGACCGAACAGGTTGTGGCGGATTGCATTGCGGCTGGCGTGACTCACATCTGGATGTACCGTGGTGGTGGAGTTGGAGCGGTACACCCAGCCGCGGTTGCACTCTGTAGTGAGCGCGGCATCAGCGTTATTGCCGGCGAGTGCCCGTTGATGTTCTTGCCAAACACCGCTTTTCCGCACATAGTCCATGGACTAATCAGGAAGATCGTCGGAACGTATCCGCGTTAG
- a CDS encoding Tex family protein, with translation MTDRKILSPEILGHIAQTLNIPMRGMLAVIELLDDGGTVPFIARYRKEATGNVDEVQVRDIEEKLGYFRDLVARRETILASIGEQGKLTDELKARIDATFDKSELEDLYLPYRPKRRTKATIAREKGLEPLALYLWAQQPTTDPLETFAASFVNAEKAVNSIEEAFEGARHIVAEMISEDADIRKALRQIMFEEGAVVSHKATDAVDEQEKFKMYYEYREPVKTIPSHRMLAIRRGEGENVLYFGIELEPLRALSALRARIVRTPGDWTPHLEAAIEDSWQRLLNSSVQGEIRLELKKRSDTDAIGVFRENLHHLLLAPPAGPISVLGIDPGMRTGCKIAVVDETGKFLAHDVIYLHRSKAEAAGAAKTLESLLRQHNVRAIAIGNGTASRETDVFVRDFLRDQRLDGIFSVTVSESGASVYSASDVARQEFPDLDLTVRGAISIARRLQDPLSELVKVDPKSIGVGQYQHDVDQRQLHQSLETVIESCVNRVGVDLNTSSWTLLRYVAGVTERTAINIVKYRDGNGRFRSRVQLKEVPGIGPKTFEQAAGFLRIRNGDNPLDITAVHPESYQVVEQIAESLKVPIEDLVKNPHLLDQLDRSGLSAGSYTLNDIIEELRKPGRDPRDKFVAPSFNEQVREISDVQSDMVLEGVVTNVTKFGAFVDIGVHQDGLVHISELSNRYIKDPSEAVKAGQIVKVKVLSADTKTKRIALSIKALQGTPQRVPQKPPERPKASLDDKLAALSSKWKVR, from the coding sequence ATGACTGATCGAAAAATTCTATCTCCCGAAATTCTGGGCCATATCGCCCAGACACTCAACATCCCCATGCGCGGCATGCTGGCGGTCATCGAGCTGCTTGATGACGGCGGCACAGTTCCATTTATCGCGCGTTATCGCAAGGAGGCGACCGGAAATGTCGACGAAGTACAGGTTCGCGACATCGAGGAAAAGCTAGGCTACTTCCGAGACCTGGTTGCGCGACGCGAGACGATTCTTGCGTCCATCGGCGAGCAAGGGAAGCTTACGGACGAACTTAAGGCGCGTATCGATGCCACGTTCGACAAGAGCGAACTGGAAGACCTCTATCTGCCGTATCGTCCCAAGCGACGTACCAAAGCGACAATAGCGCGCGAGAAGGGCCTGGAGCCTCTCGCTCTTTATCTGTGGGCGCAGCAGCCAACGACCGACCCGCTGGAGACTTTTGCCGCGAGCTTCGTTAACGCGGAGAAGGCGGTCAACAGCATTGAAGAGGCTTTCGAAGGCGCAAGGCACATTGTTGCCGAAATGATCAGCGAGGACGCCGATATTCGTAAGGCCCTGCGCCAGATCATGTTCGAGGAGGGTGCGGTCGTCAGCCACAAGGCGACGGATGCCGTCGACGAGCAGGAAAAATTCAAGATGTATTACGAATATCGCGAGCCGGTGAAGACGATTCCGTCGCACCGGATGCTTGCGATCCGGCGCGGTGAGGGCGAAAACGTTCTCTACTTCGGCATCGAACTCGAGCCATTGCGAGCACTTTCCGCGTTGCGCGCGCGAATTGTGCGCACTCCCGGCGACTGGACACCGCACCTCGAAGCCGCCATCGAAGATTCATGGCAACGCCTGCTGAACTCCTCTGTCCAGGGAGAAATCCGGCTCGAACTGAAGAAGCGTTCGGACACAGACGCCATCGGGGTTTTCCGTGAGAATCTTCACCACCTGCTGCTGGCGCCTCCAGCGGGGCCAATCTCTGTCTTAGGTATAGATCCCGGCATGAGAACCGGCTGCAAGATCGCCGTGGTGGATGAGACAGGGAAGTTTCTTGCGCACGACGTTATCTACCTGCACCGGTCCAAGGCGGAAGCGGCGGGCGCGGCAAAGACCTTGGAGTCCCTGCTGCGGCAGCACAACGTCCGCGCCATCGCAATCGGCAACGGCACGGCTTCGCGTGAAACGGATGTCTTCGTCCGCGATTTCCTGCGCGATCAACGGCTCGACGGCATTTTCTCGGTGACGGTGAGCGAATCTGGAGCGAGCGTGTACTCGGCTTCCGATGTTGCGCGGCAGGAATTTCCGGATCTCGACCTGACGGTTCGCGGCGCGATTTCAATCGCGCGCCGCTTGCAGGACCCGCTTTCTGAACTCGTCAAGGTTGATCCCAAGTCAATCGGTGTCGGCCAGTATCAGCACGATGTGGACCAGCGCCAGTTGCACCAGTCTCTTGAAACGGTGATCGAGAGTTGTGTCAACCGTGTTGGCGTTGATCTGAACACCTCCTCGTGGACGCTGCTTCGTTATGTCGCTGGCGTGACGGAACGGACGGCCATCAACATCGTCAAGTACCGCGACGGAAACGGGCGTTTTCGCTCTCGCGTGCAGTTGAAAGAAGTACCTGGAATCGGTCCGAAGACGTTCGAACAAGCTGCGGGCTTCCTGCGCATACGCAATGGCGACAACCCGCTCGACATCACGGCCGTACACCCGGAGTCCTACCAGGTGGTGGAGCAGATTGCCGAGTCTCTGAAGGTTCCTATCGAGGACCTGGTAAAGAACCCGCACCTGCTCGATCAACTGGATCGCAGCGGGCTCTCCGCCGGAAGCTATACATTGAACGACATCATTGAAGAACTGCGCAAGCCGGGGCGCGACCCGCGCGACAAGTTTGTGGCGCCGAGCTTCAATGAGCAGGTTCGAGAAATTTCCGATGTGCAGTCGGACATGGTGCTGGAAGGCGTGGTGACCAATGTCACCAAGTTCGGCGCCTTCGTGGACATCGGCGTCCACCAGGATGGCCTGGTTCACATCAGCGAGCTTTCAAACCGCTACATTAAGGATCCTTCGGAGGCGGTGAAGGCCGGCCAGATCGTGAAGGTGAAAGTGCTCAGCGCGGATACGAAAACGAAGCGGATTGCGCTCTCAATCAAGGCTTTGCAAGGTACTCCGCAGCGGGTTCCGCAGAAGCCTCCGGAAAGACCGAAGGCTTCGCTCGACGACAAACTAGCCGCGCTGTCGTCGAAGTGGAAGGTGCGCTGA
- a CDS encoding pitrilysin family protein yields MKKFAVLMLALAVLCLYAAAQDSPAAPQEKKVFSYAYSIDDLPNGMRVITVPTDSPNLVALYMVVKTGSRNEVEPGKSGFAHLFEHLMFRGSKKYTPEQAEEVLRRAGASSNAYTTDDRTVYHAVFSKEDLDRMMDVQANAFQHLQYSRDAYKTETGAVLGEYNKNSANPISKLYEVLRETAYTKHTYSHTTMGYIKDIEDMPNLYDYSLEFYNRYYRPEYVTMLAVGDVQRDQVLALAKKHYGDWKRGSYVAQIPAEPPQTSPQVRHVDWPTPTLPWVVVAYRGAAYSDSDKQAAALDLLANLAFGQNSDLYQKLVLKEQKVATMDGGQDMRVDPELFAVMARVKDVKDVNYVRDQILATYKQFAETLVPADRLAATRSRMRYDFALSMDSSSAIAGALAPYIALRSTPETINRRYALYEQVSPEDIREAARKFFTEHNQTVVTLSTKANSSEKGGL; encoded by the coding sequence ATGAAGAAATTTGCCGTCCTGATGCTGGCGCTCGCTGTTTTGTGCCTGTACGCCGCAGCACAGGACTCGCCTGCTGCACCGCAGGAGAAGAAGGTATTCTCCTACGCATACTCTATCGATGACCTGCCGAATGGCATGAGGGTCATCACGGTCCCGACCGATAGTCCTAACCTTGTCGCACTTTACATGGTCGTTAAAACCGGTTCGCGCAACGAAGTGGAACCCGGCAAAAGCGGATTCGCGCACCTCTTTGAGCACCTCATGTTCCGCGGCAGCAAGAAATACACGCCCGAGCAGGCCGAGGAAGTGCTGCGGCGAGCCGGTGCGTCCAGCAATGCGTATACCACCGACGACCGTACGGTGTACCACGCCGTGTTCTCGAAGGAGGACCTGGACAGGATGATGGATGTCCAGGCTAATGCCTTCCAGCACCTGCAGTACTCGCGCGATGCTTACAAGACGGAAACCGGCGCGGTATTGGGCGAATACAACAAGAACTCGGCGAATCCGATTAGCAAGCTCTACGAAGTGCTGCGTGAGACTGCGTACACGAAGCACACGTATTCGCATACTACGATGGGCTACATCAAAGACATCGAAGACATGCCGAATCTGTACGACTACAGCCTGGAGTTTTACAACCGCTACTACCGTCCGGAATACGTGACGATGCTTGCCGTGGGCGATGTGCAGCGCGATCAGGTGCTGGCGCTCGCCAAGAAACACTATGGCGACTGGAAGCGTGGAAGCTACGTCGCGCAGATACCTGCCGAGCCTCCGCAAACGTCGCCACAGGTTCGGCACGTAGACTGGCCGACTCCGACGCTCCCCTGGGTCGTCGTCGCGTATCGCGGAGCGGCTTACTCCGACTCGGACAAGCAGGCCGCCGCGCTCGATCTGCTGGCGAATCTCGCGTTCGGGCAGAACTCGGACCTTTACCAGAAGCTCGTGCTGAAGGAACAGAAGGTCGCCACGATGGATGGCGGGCAGGATATGCGCGTCGATCCCGAGCTGTTTGCCGTAATGGCGCGCGTCAAAGACGTGAAAGATGTGAACTACGTGCGCGATCAGATTCTCGCGACCTACAAGCAGTTTGCCGAGACGCTGGTCCCGGCGGATAGGCTGGCGGCCACTCGCTCGCGCATGCGCTATGATTTTGCGCTATCGATGGACAGCTCTTCTGCAATCGCCGGTGCGCTGGCTCCTTATATTGCGCTCCGCAGTACGCCGGAGACGATCAATCGGCGTTATGCGCTTTACGAGCAGGTGAGCCCGGAAGACATTCGCGAAGCGGCTCGCAAGTTCTTCACCGAGCACAACCAGACGGTGGTTACGCTGAGCACGAAAGCGAACTCGTCAGAAAAAGGAGGCCTGTAA
- a CDS encoding DinB family protein, whose translation MSADIDPIRKEIAFQLRSGNAHLSFEEVIAGFPPKLRGTVPKGLPYSAWQLLGHIRITQEDILRFSRNVDGGYVTPNWPQSYWPESVAPPNDSAWEESVQQVIADREQFIQLVEKGDLFTPFPWGDGQTLLREAFVIIDHTAYHLGEIVAVRRLLGAWPSQ comes from the coding sequence ATGTCAGCTGACATAGACCCGATTCGTAAGGAGATAGCTTTTCAACTCAGAAGCGGCAATGCACATCTCAGCTTTGAAGAGGTGATTGCGGGCTTTCCACCTAAGTTGCGTGGGACTGTGCCCAAAGGACTTCCGTACTCAGCATGGCAACTGCTCGGGCATATTCGCATAACCCAGGAAGATATTCTGAGATTCAGCAGAAATGTGGATGGCGGCTATGTAACGCCAAACTGGCCTCAAAGTTACTGGCCGGAATCGGTTGCGCCACCGAACGACAGTGCCTGGGAGGAGTCCGTCCAACAGGTAATTGCGGACCGCGAGCAGTTCATTCAACTCGTGGAAAAAGGGGATCTGTTCACGCCCTTCCCCTGGGGCGACGGTCAAACTCTTCTACGCGAAGCATTCGTGATCATCGATCACACCGCGTACCACCTGGGCGAAATTGTCGCGGTCCGGCGACTGCTGGGTGCCTGGCCTTCACAATGA